The Helianthus annuus cultivar XRQ/B chromosome 11, HanXRQr2.0-SUNRISE, whole genome shotgun sequence region GCAGGGGGTACGCTGTCCCCCTGCAGCCCCAGCTGTTAATATGCTATAAGTTTGATCCATTATGACACAGAAGATGAATTTCGACTTCGAGAATAACATCTAAATATTTCAATCTGACAATGATCTAAACATGATTTCTATATAAATAACCAAATACGaattacaaaacttacacaaatTTATGAGACTACTCAAACCCCTCGAATAAGAAGTCACAAAACTAATTAGGCAACGAAGATGGAGAAAACGAAAGATTGGAATAGATATTATGTAAAGACAATTGATAGTCTGAGCTTGAGAACCATTACTAGAAAATCCACTTGATTGTGATTCACAGTTCCCCTCAATGTTTTGATTTGATCACATAATGAAGATGACTTAGTCTTTGGATATTACTCTTGCCTCGAAACCTCCTTCGGGCCGTTTAACAAGATCATATGGCATATGGGTCCCAAGAAGCTTGTCCCAAATTGGGAAAAAAGGTTGTGAAAAATTGTACATTGATCCATGGAGTTGATGATGGATGTCATGAAAAGCGGTATTGTTTGGGAACAACATATGAAAAACATTACCCGGTAACCAAAGTCCACAATGATCATCAACTGTTTTTACCACAATCAAGCAGAAGAATAGAATCGCGGTTCTGGCAGTCATTCCTGAAACAAGAAAAGCAATGGAAGCACCAATCGTGTCGAATACGCCTTCCATAGGGTGATTATAAAACGCCGCTATGGCGTAAGGGGCGACCAGTTTGTGATGTTGTGCATGGACATGTCGATAAAGAAATTTGTTTGTGTGCATATAACGATGCATGAAATATTGCCATATGTCCACAACAAACATTGCAATGATGACCTGGAAAATTTGTGCGAGGATGGGTGGTTGGATTTCATGAGTCCCAACCAAATCTGTCTTTGATTGCACCTACATAAGACATGAACAAATTAATTGTCAAACGATTGTTGTAAGACATCATATAGCAATATATATATGACTTTTTATCCAGCTGAACGTCGTGTCACTCTCTATGTTACCGTGACCCTATTGTATTTGAACAATCGTCTAACCTTAGTGGGACCGGGGTTCCAATGGGAAGGTGCGATAAGTCGATATAGataatttgtcgttcaaaaaaaagttaAAGTTTGAATTTGTAGTATTTATCTGCTTTGATTTTTGTAAAGGTGAAATGTCATATTAGATAAACTTCATAATTTCTTTAGAATATTAATATCAGCTTAAAATATCTTTTTAGCACCCATCTAACCAtgaaacaatcattaaacaaccAAGCAATTATAAAAGCATAACATTAAACAAACATAACATACCAAAAACAGGAGGTAGGAAACCGTTGCGTGAACTAGTTGTTGAACCAACACAACTTTGATAGCCGAGTTCATTGGCACTACGTTCTTCGCATCTCCTTCCTTCCTCGTGTGCAACCGATATTTATCCAGAGTCGTCGGTGGTAGCGACTGATAAAACCCTGCATACAACCAGTAGACCACGATCGGAGCAAATGTACCCATCATTTCATCACTTACATACCCTTCCCAAAACACCATCGCCGTAAATCAAATAAAATCCCACTTGTTAATGCCTAAGCGCAACTGGATTCCTAAATCAAAACTGACAAGTTCTAGTGCTCTAACTGATAATGATATAGCCTGATCAAACAAAGTGTGATGCAACATCAAAGGGTGACAATGAGAAGAAGAAATCAAAGGTGTGATATTACATTAAAATGGGCATTTCTTATTACATTAAAATGGGCATTTCAGGAAAAGATATTCAATATACAAAATAAATAGCCTTTAAGGGTGTGTTATTTTGAATATGTGTTGTGGTACACATATGAAATCGAATATTTTATTAtgcttttatatttattttaattttttttagatgTCAAAATAATCATATTTGGAAAATATATAAAGTTTGTTTTAAAAGCATTAACTTAAATATAGAACTATTTAACTTTCATCAATTCTAACGTATTAATAATTAATGCTTAATCTTTGACAATTCACACATATATTTCTCAATTGTTAATCTAAACTTTTCTTAACTTAATAATTTAATtaattcatatttttttttattaaagagTCTTGACAACTCATTTTCTATAAGCTATaattttatattattattgttgttgtcgTTGTCGTCGTTGTCGTCATTGTCGTTGTTGTTGTCGTTGTCGTCGTTGTCGTTGTTGTCGTTGTCGTTgttgtcgttgtcgttgtcgttgttgttgttgtcgttgttgttgttgttgtcgtcgttgttgttgtcgttgttgttgtcgttgtcgttgttgttgtcgttgttgttgtcgttgttgttgTTAAAAAATTTAAATGGGGTGGTGAATGGTtctttttgttttgtaaaacgtTTTTAAATAAGAAAGATATTTAAGGGTTAAGCTATTTTTAGATCATCCATACTATTTTCAGATCATCCATATGTGTTACATGCATGCTATATATTTTTAGATCAGCCATAGCCATATGAGTGTTCAAGCACAGTGAAATAAGAATTTAACATGCTTTATTAAATAAGAAGTTTATATGTTGCAGTGTTAATTGACGTTGGAACTGATTCTCTCATAAAATTTCTGGCTGTATGAGTGTTCCTAAAATGGTTTCTATTATATATGTGCTCATATTAACCCGAATTCTCAAGGTTAGCTTTAAAGATATTCAATGCACAAAATAAATAGCCTTTAAGGGTGTGTTCTTTTCAATACGTGTTGCGGTTCACATATGAAATCGAATATTATTatgcttttatatatattttaatttttttaaatgtcaAAATAATCCAATTTGGAAAATATATAAAGTTTGTTTTAAAAGCATTAACTTAAATATAGAACGATTTAACTTTCAACAATTCCAACGTATTAATAATTAATGCTTAATCTTTGACAAttcacatatatattttttttattaaagagTCATGATAACTCATTTTCTATAAGTTAtaattttatattattattattattattattgttgttgttgttgttattaaataattaaaatggGGTGGTGAATGGTTCTTTTAGTTATGTAAACTTTTTTAAATAAGAAAGATATTTAAGGGTTAAGCTATTTTTAGATCATCCATAATATATTCAGATCATCCATATATGTTACATGCATGCTATATATTTTTAGATCAGCCATATGGGACAGTGAAATAAGAATTTAACATGCTTTATTAAATAAGAAGTTTATATGTTGTAGTGTTAATTGATGTTGGAATTGATTCTCTCATAAAATTTCATTTCCGGCTGTATGAGTGTTTCTAAAATGGTTTCTATTATATATGTGCTTAAATTAACCCAAACTCTCAAGATTAGCTTTAAATATATTCAATATACAAAATACATAGACTTTAAGGGTGTGTTATTTTGAATACGTGATGCGGTTCACATATGAAATCAAATATTATTAtgcttttatatttattttaatttttttagatgTCAAAATAATCCTGTTTGGAAAATATATAAAGTTTGTTTTAAAAGCATTAACTTAAATATAGAACTATTTAACTTTCATCAATTCTAACGTATTAATAATTAATGCTTAATCTTTGACAATTCACACATATATTTCTCAATTGTAAATCTAAACTTTTCTTAACTTTAATAATTTAATTaactcatatttttattaaagaGTCATGACAACTCATTTTCTATAAGCTATAATTttatattgttgttgttgttgttgttgttaaagAATTAAAATGGGGTGGTGAATGGTtctttttgttttgtaaaacttTTTTAAATAAGAAAGATATTTAAGGGTTAAGCTATTTTTAGATCATccacagtggcggacccaggaatttttccatgggggtgcggaccatttttaaaatttttaggcccctaggtatataagtaaaaaaatcggttcgtatcgggtctggtcgggtcatgtaaaacaaacgaacatcaaactaaatttatataatcatcagaaacatgtcaaaccttcttacaaacataattaaaacgtcgacgccctacgggttttcattttttgaaatctatccaaaacatcatctaaaactaatttcttaagcaattctttctctatataacataagttcgtcgctccataacataatgtttcaattttaattttaattttcaactattcaagccctagaaatcataacgtaagttgtaatcaccctaaaaatatataaacaacataatcaccctaaaaatatataaacaacataatcaccctaaaaatcatctaaacaaccataaacaacgtcaaaacacacaaaatttcaaacatatttaacaactttattacccttttttctcctataataccaaccaaaatcatcaaaataacaaaaaaaacttacccgtgttcggattccggttagatttggtgtcaaacgacggtggtatggcggctgattacggtggtcgccggctgctggactgttgtcgctgggtgatgttgttcgttggcagtgcagggacgcaagagagagagagagagagaaagagagagagagagagagagggagagaatttctaaaggttttgggatttaattattttattataatttgaaatattgttgggtttggttaatggtcTAAGACTTcgtgggctagctagttaggaattataagtgggtaaaggtatgggtatttgggtttag contains the following coding sequences:
- the LOC110891584 gene encoding very-long-chain aldehyde decarbonylase GL1-9-like — encoded protein: MVFWEGYVSDEMMGTFAPIVVYWLYAGFYQSLPPTTLDKYRLHTRKEGDAKNVVPMNSAIKVVLVQQLVHATVSYLLFLVQSKTDLVGTHEIQPPILAQIFQVIIAMFVVDIWQYFMHRYMHTNKFLYRHVHAQHHKLVAPYAIAAFYNHPMEGVFDTIGASIAFLVSGMTARTAILFFCLIVVKTVDDHCGLWLPGNVFHMLFPNNTAFHDIHHQLHGSMYNFSQPFFPIWDKLLGTHMPYDLVKRPEGGFEARVISKD